A window from Thioclava sp. GXIMD2076 encodes these proteins:
- a CDS encoding sugar phosphate isomerase/epimerase: MTHRLSVAHLTAIGLAPPEFIHAAARAGFDGVGLRLLRVTETSPGYPLHEDAQMLRATLSALAETGLGVGDIEFLKLTPETRPEEYLPLLEAGAALGARHLITAPYDPDLDRLAARLNALGELAAPLGIKVMLEFFPWTSVPDLGVAQRVVEAAGPATGLLVDSLHFDRSGSDLAELQRIDPDRLPFIHLCDAPVRPYYSTDELLRTAREDRSPPGEGEIDLARFLRALPAAIPITLEVPMQALEEAEGSQAVLTHVAGQTRSWLAAQDL, encoded by the coding sequence ATGACACATAGACTTTCGGTGGCCCATCTGACGGCAATCGGGCTCGCGCCGCCCGAGTTCATTCATGCTGCGGCCCGCGCGGGATTTGACGGGGTGGGGCTGCGCCTGTTGCGGGTGACAGAGACCTCGCCCGGCTATCCGTTGCACGAGGATGCCCAGATGCTGCGCGCGACCCTTTCGGCTTTGGCCGAGACGGGGCTGGGGGTGGGGGATATCGAATTTCTCAAGCTGACCCCCGAGACCCGCCCAGAGGAGTATCTGCCGCTTCTGGAGGCGGGCGCGGCGCTTGGTGCGCGCCATCTGATCACTGCGCCCTATGATCCCGATCTCGATCGTCTGGCTGCGCGTCTGAACGCGCTGGGGGAGCTGGCCGCGCCCTTGGGGATCAAGGTCATGCTTGAATTTTTCCCGTGGACCTCTGTCCCCGATCTAGGTGTGGCGCAGCGCGTCGTCGAAGCGGCGGGCCCCGCGACAGGTCTGCTGGTCGATAGTCTGCATTTCGACCGTTCGGGGTCGGATCTGGCGGAGCTGCAACGGATCGATCCTGACCGTCTGCCTTTTATCCATCTCTGCGATGCGCCTGTTCGGCCGTATTACAGCACAGACGAGCTGCTGCGCACCGCCCGCGAGGACCGGAGCCCGCCCGGCGAGGGGGAGATCGATCTGGCGCGGTTCCTGCGCGCCTTGCCTGCAGCCATCCCGATTACGCTGGAGGTGCCGATGCAGGCGTTGGAAGAGGCGGAAGGTTCGCAGGCCGTGCTGACCCATGTGGCCGGCCAGACGCGGAGTTGGCTCGCGGCTCAGGATCTGTGA
- a CDS encoding GntR family transcriptional regulator — translation MVLPDKTMIGFRLVSQKESAISLRVQAIFDTLARARIMIAERGPSLTGTDEKFSVTERAYQIVRAKILAGDMQPGRFFTERKLAEDLSTSRTPLRTALTRLTSEGLLERAANGTVAVRQLPLEELLQIMVIRRQLESEAAALTALKSATGSTDALIAETRTLIAAPDVDLESFWLYDDKVHECIAQGSGMQVLADLIRNMRDKSRMCHMVHLEPDFLAQAEEHMAILTAIRDRDASAAREAMILHIDHVRNRFVKWFTGG, via the coding sequence ATGGTTTTGCCTGATAAAACCATGATTGGTTTTAGATTGGTATCCCAAAAGGAATCCGCTATCAGCTTGCGTGTCCAGGCTATTTTTGACACACTCGCCCGGGCGCGCATCATGATTGCCGAGAGAGGCCCAAGCTTGACCGGAACGGACGAGAAATTCAGTGTAACCGAACGGGCCTATCAAATCGTCCGCGCCAAGATCCTCGCGGGCGATATGCAACCGGGTCGCTTCTTTACCGAGCGCAAACTGGCCGAGGATCTCTCCACCTCGCGCACCCCGTTGCGCACCGCGCTGACGCGCCTTACGAGCGAAGGCCTTCTCGAGCGCGCCGCGAACGGCACAGTCGCGGTCCGCCAGTTGCCGCTCGAAGAGTTGTTGCAGATCATGGTGATCCGCCGCCAACTCGAGAGCGAGGCTGCCGCGCTCACAGCACTAAAATCTGCCACGGGCAGCACAGACGCTCTGATTGCGGAGACGCGCACGCTCATCGCCGCTCCCGATGTGGATCTGGAAAGCTTCTGGCTCTACGATGACAAGGTGCATGAATGCATCGCGCAGGGCAGCGGCATGCAGGTTCTTGCGGACCTGATCCGCAACATGCGCGACAAGTCGCGGATGTGCCATATGGTTCATCTCGAACCCGATTTCCTCGCGCAGGCAGAAGAGCATATGGCGATCCTGACCGCCATCCGCGACCGCGATGCCTCTGCAGCGCGCGAAGCCATGATCCTCCACATCGATCACGTCAGAAATCGCTTTGTTAAGTGGTTCACCGGCGGCTGA
- a CDS encoding NAD(P)-dependent oxidoreductase has protein sequence MKTIAITGGCGFVGLALAESLLARGHVPHLLDLAPTPLAAHPSLCGAVYHRCDVTCPGEIEAALAHNRPDIVVHTAALTPSPQMEREQAARVIEVNLTGTSNMLQAVQASGIRRLIYLSSAAIYGSSPRAGATLPEDAELRPNSLYGVTKEASERLAAMIAQGNDIKVSILRLGPVFGPWEMQGSSRPGLSAQGQMLALHKAGKMPLLPSEMVTDWVYSRDVGAAIAALIEAPPPEGSEIFNLGAGHVSSPLDWAAGMGFKGEVVSPEAATITARVSDGRPPLDISRLAARIGYAGARGLEAACRDHQRWLAEVAAL, from the coding sequence ATGAAGACGATTGCAATTACGGGCGGCTGTGGCTTTGTGGGGCTGGCCCTGGCAGAGAGCCTTCTTGCCCGGGGGCATGTGCCGCATCTGCTCGATCTGGCGCCCACGCCGCTGGCCGCGCATCCCTCCCTGTGCGGTGCCGTATATCATCGTTGCGATGTGACGTGCCCCGGGGAGATTGAGGCGGCCCTCGCGCATAACCGCCCCGATATTGTGGTCCATACGGCGGCGCTGACACCCAGCCCGCAGATGGAGCGGGAGCAGGCAGCGAGGGTGATCGAGGTGAATCTGACAGGCACGTCCAATATGCTTCAGGCCGTGCAGGCATCCGGCATCCGGCGTCTGATTTATCTTTCGTCGGCGGCGATCTATGGCAGCTCTCCCCGCGCGGGGGCAACTTTGCCCGAGGATGCCGAGTTGCGGCCGAATTCGCTTTACGGGGTCACGAAAGAAGCCAGCGAAAGGCTCGCGGCTATGATCGCGCAAGGCAATGATATAAAAGTATCTATCCTGCGTCTCGGGCCTGTGTTTGGGCCTTGGGAGATGCAGGGTTCGTCCCGGCCCGGGCTCTCGGCGCAGGGGCAGATGCTGGCATTGCATAAGGCGGGAAAGATGCCCCTTCTGCCATCCGAAATGGTCACGGACTGGGTCTATTCCCGCGATGTCGGAGCCGCAATCGCCGCATTGATAGAGGCACCCCCGCCGGAGGGGTCAGAGATCTTCAACCTCGGTGCAGGGCATGTTTCCAGCCCGCTCGACTGGGCTGCAGGCATGGGGTTTAAGGGCGAGGTCGTCTCGCCCGAGGCGGCGACCATTACGGCGCGCGTCTCCGACGGTCGCCCGCCGCTCGATATTTCCCGTCTGGCAGCGCGGATCGGATATGCGGGCGCGCGGGGCTTGGAGGCGGCCTGTCGCGATCATCAGCGCTGGCTCGCGGAGGTTGCGGCACTGTGA
- a CDS encoding transporter substrate-binding domain-containing protein, with protein sequence MLRSLISAALLAACLPSLASAADLDAIRERGKLIAVTTGNLPPNTYVDKNNELTGFDIDVAHYIEKKIGVPIEISRLDWKGILPGLQAGRFDAVFSNVNMTPERLGMFEYSIPYSRSAIVVVRSTKAADINGYDSLVGKRVGGIAGGNDGEIPARAIAKEYGDFKKFTGYAGYTEMFRDLQVGRIDAVIAPELASANFIRENPGIAEIVGKPYSVVYVGVPMQPGSDKLKAAIDGAIREMRENGTLDALAKKYFGIEHFSDQLIDEVPH encoded by the coding sequence ATGCTACGCAGCCTGATTTCGGCCGCCCTTCTGGCCGCCTGCCTTCCGAGCCTCGCTTCCGCCGCCGATCTCGATGCCATCCGCGAACGTGGCAAGCTGATCGCCGTGACGACCGGCAACCTGCCGCCCAATACCTATGTGGACAAGAATAACGAACTGACGGGCTTCGACATCGATGTCGCCCATTACATCGAGAAGAAGATCGGTGTGCCGATCGAAATCAGCCGGCTCGACTGGAAGGGCATCCTGCCCGGCCTTCAGGCGGGCCGTTTCGATGCGGTGTTCTCGAATGTGAACATGACCCCCGAACGTCTGGGCATGTTCGAATACTCGATCCCCTATTCGCGCTCGGCCATCGTGGTTGTGCGCAGCACCAAAGCCGCGGATATCAACGGTTATGACAGTCTTGTCGGCAAGCGGGTCGGTGGTATCGCCGGCGGTAATGACGGCGAGATCCCGGCCCGCGCCATTGCCAAGGAATATGGCGATTTCAAGAAGTTCACCGGATATGCCGGCTATACCGAGATGTTCCGGGATCTTCAGGTGGGCCGTATCGACGCGGTGATCGCGCCTGAGCTGGCCTCGGCCAACTTCATCCGCGAGAATCCCGGTATCGCCGAGATCGTGGGCAAGCCCTATTCGGTGGTCTATGTCGGTGTGCCGATGCAGCCCGGTTCGGACAAGCTGAAGGCGGCTATCGATGGCGCGATCCGCGAGATGCGCGAGAACGGCACGCTCGACGCGCTGGCCAAGAAATACTTCGGCATCGAGCATTTCAGCGATCAGCTGATTGATGAAGTCCCCCACTGA